One genomic segment of Primulina tabacum isolate GXHZ01 chromosome 9, ASM2559414v2, whole genome shotgun sequence includes these proteins:
- the LOC142556062 gene encoding CRM-domain containing factor CFM3, chloroplastic/mitochondrial, whose translation MMTSSTAKLTELPPHIFSALSRKPPHYSLIVFKPFSSALRSTKVPKTFPRRPNTAKEPEKNSSSWINKWSSPPKGKASRPEPVSKRAEQSPAETRAGTTAIDRIVLRLRNLGLGSDDERDLGDVAGGLDSDLDSDLNLDEMGNCAVEDGKLGDLLKRDWVRPDTFLVENDGDDLLPWERGKDDDDEDLGDGGGEVKKRAVRAPTLADLTIEDEVLRRLRRMGMTLRERINVPKAGVTGEVLEKIHDKWRKCELVRLKFHEDLAHDMRTAHEIVERRTGGLVTWRSGSVMLVFRGTNYDGPILKPDRGNGETNFVPTVSPAYNSAASNSNVSKPVVKNPYPVMTRRDEIMTEEEVEYNRLLDGLGPRFEDWWGTGVLPVDADLLPQAISEYKTPFRLLPTGMRPRLTNAEMTDFRKLAKALPCHFALGRNRNHQGLAAAILKLWEKSLVVKIAVKRGIQNTNNEIMAEELKKLTGGVLLLRNKYFIVMYRGKDFLPPSVATALAERQELTKQVQDGEEKVRVGPAAFSVCEEKEALAGTLTEFYEAQARWGTEISSEEHQKMIEEATQAKSAKVVSRLEHKLAISQAKKLKAETLLSKIVSSWMPAGPSDDQETITEEERIMYRKVGLRMKPYLPLGIRGVFDGIIENMHLHWKHRELVKLISKEKVLSFVEETARLLEYESGGILVSIDRVPKGHAVVFYRGKNYYRPLTLRPRNLLTKAKALKRRIALQRYEALSQHIYELEKNIEQIKQDIGGSNNVENSKPGKLQDHDQFDAAFADQGEDEYSIIGSNGDEDAEEDLEDDEDSEFSSFEDF comes from the exons ATGATGACCTCCTCAACGGCGAAATTGACAGAATTGCCGCCACATATCTTCTCCGCTCTGTCTCGTAAGCCACCGCATTATTCTCTCATCGTTTTCAAGCCTTTCTCTTCTGCTCTACGCTCTACTAAAGTACCCAAAACCTTCCCCAGAAGGCCTAATACTGCCAAAGAACCGGAGAAGAACTCCTCCTCGTGGATCAACAAGTGGAGCTCTCCACCTAAGGGCAAAGCTTCTCGTCCTGAACCCGTTTCCAAACGAGCCGAACAGTCCCCAGCTGAGACTCGGGCCGGAACCACTGCCATTGATAGGATCGTGCTTCGGTTACGTAATCTAGGGTTAGGGAGTGACGACGAGCGAGATTTGGGGGATGTTGCAGGGGGTTTGGATTCGGATTTGGATTCGGATTTGAACTTGGATGAAATGGGAAACTGTGCGGTTGAGGATGGAAAGTTGGGGGACTTGTTGAAGAGGGATTGGGTCAGACCTGACACTTTTTTAGTTGAAAACGATGGTGATGATTTGCTGCCATGGGAGAGGGGCaaggatgatgatgatgaggattTGGGTGACGGTGGAGGTGAGGTGAAGAAACGTGCCGTGAGGGCCCCGACTTTAGCCGACTTGACTATCGAGGACGAGGTGTTGAGGAGGCTGAGGAGAATGGGGATGACTCTGAGAGAGAGGATTAATGTGCCCAAGGCTGGTGTAACTGGTGAGGTCTTAGAGAAGATACATGATAAGTGGAGGAAATGTGAATTGGTGAGGTTGAAGTTTCACGAGGACTTAGCTCATGATATGAGGACTGCACATGAGATAGTAGAG CGTCGCACAGGAGGATTGGTGACATGGAGGTCTGGAAGCGTTATGTTGGTCTTTAGAGGAACTAACTATGACGGTCCTATTTTGAAACCTGACAGAGGGAACGGTGAAACTAATTTTGTCCCTACCGTTTCCCCTGCCTACAATTCAGCTGCAAGCAATagcaatgttagcaaaccagtTGTCAAGAACCCGTACCCAGTAATGACTCGTCGTGATGAAATCATGACTGAGGAGGAAGTTGAATACAATCGCCTATTAGATGGGTTAGGTCCACGATTTGAAGATTGGTGGGGTACAGGAGTTCTTCCTGTTGATGCTGATTTACTTCCTCAGGCTATTTCCGAATATAAAACTCCTTTTAGGCTTCTTCCCACTGGAATGCGTCCACGGCTAACCAATGCTGAGATGACCGACTTCAGAAAGTTAGCTAAAGCACTTCCATGCCATTTTGCTCTTG GGAGAAACAGAAATCATCAAGGTTTAGCAGCAGCCATACTAAAGCTTTGGGAGAAAAGTTTAGTTGTAAAAATTGCTGTCAAACGTGGAATTCAAAACACAAATAACGAAATAATGGCTGAAGAACTCAAG AAATTAACTGGGGGAGTCTTGCTTCTAAGAAACAAATATTTCATAGTTATGTACCGAGGAAAGGATTTTCTTCCACCTAGTGTAGCTACTGCTTTAGCAGAAAGACAGGAATTGACGAAACAGGTTCAGGATGGTGAGGAGAAAGTCAGGGTTGGACCAGCGGCATTTtcagtttgtgaagaaaaagaagCCCTGGCTGGTACTTTGACTGAGTTTTACGAGGCTCAGGCACGATGGGGGACAGAAATCTCTTCCGAAGAACATCAGAAGATGATAGAAGAGGCAACCCAAGCTAAGAGTGCCAAAGTGGTCAGCCGACTTGAACATAAGTTAGCCATT TCTCAGGCAAAGAAGCTCAAAGCGGAAACTCTGCTGTCTAAAATTGTGTCATCCTGGATGCCTGCCGGTCCTTCAGATGATCAGGAAACAATCACAGAGGAGGAAAGAATTATGTATCGCAAGGTTGGATTAAGAATGAAACCATACCTTCCATTGG GGATTCGTGGTGTTTTTGATGGTATTATTGAGAACATGCATCTCCACTGGAAACATAGAGAACTTGTAAAGCTTATATCAAAAGAGAAAGTACTTTCTTTTGTTGAAGAAACAGCTAGACTTTTGGAGTATGAAAGTGGTGGAATACTAGTGTCAATTGACCGAGTCCCCAAAGGCCATGCTGTAGTTTTCTATCGTGGCAAGAATTATTACCGACCTCTTACCTTAAGACCGAGAAACCTTCTAACAAAGGCAAAAGCATTGAAGCGTAGAATTGCCTTACAGCGATACGAG GCTCTAAGTCAGCACATATACGAACTGGAGAAGAATATAGAGCAGATAAAACAAGATATT